One window from the genome of Dioscorea cayenensis subsp. rotundata cultivar TDr96_F1 chromosome 3, TDr96_F1_v2_PseudoChromosome.rev07_lg8_w22 25.fasta, whole genome shotgun sequence encodes:
- the LOC120257125 gene encoding cellulose synthase-like protein E6 isoform X1 codes for MSTSSSSLFKTNGAKGRSLYKLYASFILVCILSILFYRLTHIPLEHYSLTFAWISLFASELWFSFYWILTQSVRWNPIYHQTFKERLLQRHGNELPMVDVFICTADPVAEPPSLVMSTVLSMMAYDYPKEKLSVYLSDDAGSELTFYALCEACKFAKHWIPFCNKFDVEPRSPNAFFFKAYHFSSSNLSISKEWSQMKDMYEAMINRIDFVVTQGKVPQELKQHQGFSKWTSNMTSRNHDTIIQILIDGNDEKSMDVEGNLLPRVIYIAREKRPQHHHNFKAGSMNVLLRVSSQISNGPIILNVDCDMYSNNSQSIKDALCFFFDEEKGHETGFVQYPQNYDNITKNDLYDNSLKVINKAEHPGLDSWEGTLYIGTGCFHRREALQGRKYSKGYIEDWKRGVDRKSVDSASVLEEKVKHLASCTYEFNTLWGKEIGLRYGCAVEDILTGLAMHYNGWKSKFLDPERKAFLGVGPTTLEQTLIQFKRWSEGNFQILLSKNSPLLFGYQKIKFGACMGYSIYGLWAVNSFPTLTYLLIPPLLLLNGISLFPKVSSPWFIPFVLVFIAKHAYSLIESLYSGNSFKGWWNAQRMWVMRRITSFLYALIDNILKLFGASKLAFTITAKVSDEDSSKRYDQEVMDFGSASLMFMIIGTVALINGFCFFGVVLRMILTEGYVDGALLIQVVLCGLIVAINVPIYEGLFLRKDKGRMPYSVTFVSLGISMLVCMLSMHGLSIA; via the exons TATGCAAGCTTTATCCTTGTGTGTATCTTATCTATATTGTTCTATAGACTCACTCACATCCCTTTAGAACATTATAGTTTGACATTTGCATGGATTTCATTGTTTGCATCCGAACTATGGTTTTCTTTCTATTGGATCCTAACTCAATCCGTTCGTTGGAatccaatttatcatcaaaccTTCAAAGAAAGACTCTTGCAAAG ACATGGGAACGAACTTCCCATGGTTGATGTTTTCATTTGCACTGCCGATCCGGTTGCCGAGCCGCCGAGTTTAGTGATGTCAACAGTGTTATCAATGATGGCTTATGATTATCCAAAAGAGAAATTGAGTGTGTATCTTTCAGATGATGCTGGTTCAGAGCTTACATTTTATGCTTTATGTGAAGCATGCAAGTTTGCAAAGCATTGGATTCCATTTTGCAACAAGTTTGATGTTGAGCCAAGATCACCAAATGCATTTTTCTTCAAGGCTTATCATTTCTCTTCTTCCAACTTGTCTATCTCTAAGGAGTGGTCCCAAATGAAG GACATGTATGAAGCGATGATCAACAGGATTGATTTTGTTGTTACACAAGGGAAGGTTCCTCAAGAACTCAAACAACATCAAGGATTTTCCAAATGGACTTCAAACATGACTTCAAGAAACCATGATACCATAAttcaa aTTTTAATTGATGGAAATGATGAAAAATCAATGGATGTTGAAGGAAATTTATTACCTAGAGTAATTTATATTGCAAGGGAGAAAAGACCTCAACATCATCACAACTTCAAGGCAGGCTCCATGAATGTTTTg tTAAGAGTATCATCACAGATAAGCAATGGCCCAATAATACTGAATGTGGATTGTGACATGTACTCAAACAACTCACAATCAATCAAAGATGCATTGTGCTTCTTTTTTGATGAAGAGAAGGGACATGAAACTGGCTTTGTGCAATACCCTCAAAATTATGACAACATCACCAAGAATGATTTATATGATAATTCCCTCAAAGTTATCAACAAG GCAGAACATCCTGGATTGGATAGTTGGGAAGGAACACTATATATTGGGACAGGGTGTTTCCATAGAAGAGAAGCTCTTCAAGGGAGGAAATACAGCAAAGGTTACATTGAAGATTGGAAAAGAGGAGTTGATAGAAAAAGTGTGGATAGTGCTAGTGTTTTggaagaaaaagtaaaacatctTGCTAGTTGTACCTATGAGTTCAACACTTTATGGGGCAAAGAG ATTGGTTTGAGGTATGGGTGTGCAGTGGAGGATATTTTAACAGGGTTGGCCATGCACTACAATGGATGGAAGTCCAAATTCTTAGACCCTGAAAGAAAAGCCTTTTTAGGAGTAGGTCCCACAACATTGGAACAAACTCTAATCCAATTCAAGAGATGGAGTGAAGGCAACTTTCAGATACTCCTGTCAAAGAACAGTCCTCTTTTATTTGGTTACCAAAAAATCAAGTTTGGTGCTTGCATGGGCTACTCCATCTATGGCCTTTGGGCTGTTAACTCATTCCCAACTCTTACATACCTTCTTATACCTCCTCTTTTACTTCTCAATGGCATCTCCTTATTCCCAAAG GTATCATCTCCATGGTTCATACCATTTGTTCTTGTGTTCATTGCTAAGCATGCATATAGCTTAATTGAGTCACTATACTCTGGTAATAGCTTCAAAGGGTGGTGGAATGCACAAAGGATGTGGGTCATGAGAAGAATAACATCATTCCTCTATGCCTTAATTGACAACATCTTGAAGCTCTTTGGTGCATCTAAATTAGCATTCACCATCACAGCCAAGGTCAGTGATGAAGATTCCTCGAAACGGTATGATCAAGAAGTCATGGACTTTGGCTCGGCCTCATTGATGTTTATGATCATCGGCACTGTTGCATTGATCAATGGTTTCTGCTTTTTTGGTGTAGTCTTGAGAATGATACTGACTGAAGGTTATGTTGATGGTGCATTGTTGATTCAAGTGGTGCTTTGTGGATTAATAGTGGCAATCAATGTGCCAATCTATGAAGGGCTTTTCTTACGTAAAGATAAGGGTCGCATGCCGTACTCTGTCACCTTTGTTTCACTTGGAATTTCAATGCTTGTTTGCATGCTTAGCATGCATGGTTTAAGCATTGCATGA
- the LOC120257125 gene encoding cellulose synthase-like protein E6 isoform X2 produces the protein MSTSSSSLFKTNGAKGRSLYKLYASFILVCILSILFYRLTHIPLEHYSLTFAWISLFASELWFSFYWILTQSVRWNPIYHQTFKERLLQRHGNELPMVDVFICTADPVAEPPSLVMSTVLSMMAYDYPKEKLSVYLSDDAGSELTFYALCEACKFAKHWIPFCNKFDVEPRSPNAFFFKAYHFSSSNLSISKEWSQMKDMYEAMINRIDFVVTQGKVPQELKQHQGFSKWTSNMTSRNHDTIIQILIDGNDEKSMDVEGNLLPRVIYIAREKRPQHHHNFKAGSMNVLLRVSSQISNGPIILNVDCDMYSNNSQSIKDALCFFFDEEKGHETGFVQYPQNYDNITKNDLYDNSLKVINKAEHPGLDSWEGTLYIGTGCFHRREALQGRKYSKGYIEDWKRGVDRKSVDSASVLEEKVKHLASCTYEFNTLWGKEIGLRYGCAVEDILTGLAMHYNGWKSKFLDPERKAFLGVGPTTLEQTLIQFKRWSEGNFQILLSKNSPLLFGYQKIKFGACMGYSIYGLWAVNSFPTLTYLLIPPLLLLNGISLFPKVSSPWFIPFVLVFIAKHAYSLIESLYSGNSFKGWWNAQRMWVMRRITSFLYALIDNILKLFGASKLAFTITAKVSDEDSSKRLENDTD, from the exons TATGCAAGCTTTATCCTTGTGTGTATCTTATCTATATTGTTCTATAGACTCACTCACATCCCTTTAGAACATTATAGTTTGACATTTGCATGGATTTCATTGTTTGCATCCGAACTATGGTTTTCTTTCTATTGGATCCTAACTCAATCCGTTCGTTGGAatccaatttatcatcaaaccTTCAAAGAAAGACTCTTGCAAAG ACATGGGAACGAACTTCCCATGGTTGATGTTTTCATTTGCACTGCCGATCCGGTTGCCGAGCCGCCGAGTTTAGTGATGTCAACAGTGTTATCAATGATGGCTTATGATTATCCAAAAGAGAAATTGAGTGTGTATCTTTCAGATGATGCTGGTTCAGAGCTTACATTTTATGCTTTATGTGAAGCATGCAAGTTTGCAAAGCATTGGATTCCATTTTGCAACAAGTTTGATGTTGAGCCAAGATCACCAAATGCATTTTTCTTCAAGGCTTATCATTTCTCTTCTTCCAACTTGTCTATCTCTAAGGAGTGGTCCCAAATGAAG GACATGTATGAAGCGATGATCAACAGGATTGATTTTGTTGTTACACAAGGGAAGGTTCCTCAAGAACTCAAACAACATCAAGGATTTTCCAAATGGACTTCAAACATGACTTCAAGAAACCATGATACCATAAttcaa aTTTTAATTGATGGAAATGATGAAAAATCAATGGATGTTGAAGGAAATTTATTACCTAGAGTAATTTATATTGCAAGGGAGAAAAGACCTCAACATCATCACAACTTCAAGGCAGGCTCCATGAATGTTTTg tTAAGAGTATCATCACAGATAAGCAATGGCCCAATAATACTGAATGTGGATTGTGACATGTACTCAAACAACTCACAATCAATCAAAGATGCATTGTGCTTCTTTTTTGATGAAGAGAAGGGACATGAAACTGGCTTTGTGCAATACCCTCAAAATTATGACAACATCACCAAGAATGATTTATATGATAATTCCCTCAAAGTTATCAACAAG GCAGAACATCCTGGATTGGATAGTTGGGAAGGAACACTATATATTGGGACAGGGTGTTTCCATAGAAGAGAAGCTCTTCAAGGGAGGAAATACAGCAAAGGTTACATTGAAGATTGGAAAAGAGGAGTTGATAGAAAAAGTGTGGATAGTGCTAGTGTTTTggaagaaaaagtaaaacatctTGCTAGTTGTACCTATGAGTTCAACACTTTATGGGGCAAAGAG ATTGGTTTGAGGTATGGGTGTGCAGTGGAGGATATTTTAACAGGGTTGGCCATGCACTACAATGGATGGAAGTCCAAATTCTTAGACCCTGAAAGAAAAGCCTTTTTAGGAGTAGGTCCCACAACATTGGAACAAACTCTAATCCAATTCAAGAGATGGAGTGAAGGCAACTTTCAGATACTCCTGTCAAAGAACAGTCCTCTTTTATTTGGTTACCAAAAAATCAAGTTTGGTGCTTGCATGGGCTACTCCATCTATGGCCTTTGGGCTGTTAACTCATTCCCAACTCTTACATACCTTCTTATACCTCCTCTTTTACTTCTCAATGGCATCTCCTTATTCCCAAAG GTATCATCTCCATGGTTCATACCATTTGTTCTTGTGTTCATTGCTAAGCATGCATATAGCTTAATTGAGTCACTATACTCTGGTAATAGCTTCAAAGGGTGGTGGAATGCACAAAGGATGTGGGTCATGAGAAGAATAACATCATTCCTCTATGCCTTAATTGACAACATCTTGAAGCTCTTTGGTGCATCTAAATTAGCATTCACCATCACAGCCAAGGTCAGTGATGAAGATTCCTCGAAACG TCTTGAGAATGATACTGACTGA
- the LOC120257125 gene encoding cellulose synthase-like protein E6 isoform X3 gives MSTSSSSLFKTNGAKGRSLYKLYASFILVCILSILFYRLTHIPLEHYSLTFAWISLFASELWFSFYWILTQSVRWNPIYHQTFKERLLQRHGNELPMVDVFICTADPVAEPPSLVMSTVLSMMAYDYPKEKLSVYLSDDAGSELTFYALCEACKFAKHWIPFCNKFDVEPRSPNAFFFKAYHFSSSNLSISKEWSQMKDMYEAMINRIDFVVTQGKVPQELKQHQGFSKWTSNMTSRNHDTIIQILIDGNDEKSMDVEGNLLPRVIYIAREKRPQHHHNFKAGSMNVLLRVSSQISNGPIILNVDCDMYSNNSQSIKDALCFFFDEEKGHETGFVQYPQNYDNITKNDLYDNSLKVINKAEHPGLDSWEGTLYIGTGCFHRREALQGRKYSKGYIEDWKRGVDRKSVDSASVLEEKVKHLASCTYEFNTLWGKEIGLRYGCAVEDILTGLAMHYNGWKSKFLDPERKAFLGVGPTTLEQTLIQFKRWSEGNFQILLSKNSPLLFGYQKIKFGACMGYSIYGLWAVNSFPTLTYLLIPPLLLLNGISLFPKLQRVVECTKDVGHEKNNIIPLCLN, from the exons TATGCAAGCTTTATCCTTGTGTGTATCTTATCTATATTGTTCTATAGACTCACTCACATCCCTTTAGAACATTATAGTTTGACATTTGCATGGATTTCATTGTTTGCATCCGAACTATGGTTTTCTTTCTATTGGATCCTAACTCAATCCGTTCGTTGGAatccaatttatcatcaaaccTTCAAAGAAAGACTCTTGCAAAG ACATGGGAACGAACTTCCCATGGTTGATGTTTTCATTTGCACTGCCGATCCGGTTGCCGAGCCGCCGAGTTTAGTGATGTCAACAGTGTTATCAATGATGGCTTATGATTATCCAAAAGAGAAATTGAGTGTGTATCTTTCAGATGATGCTGGTTCAGAGCTTACATTTTATGCTTTATGTGAAGCATGCAAGTTTGCAAAGCATTGGATTCCATTTTGCAACAAGTTTGATGTTGAGCCAAGATCACCAAATGCATTTTTCTTCAAGGCTTATCATTTCTCTTCTTCCAACTTGTCTATCTCTAAGGAGTGGTCCCAAATGAAG GACATGTATGAAGCGATGATCAACAGGATTGATTTTGTTGTTACACAAGGGAAGGTTCCTCAAGAACTCAAACAACATCAAGGATTTTCCAAATGGACTTCAAACATGACTTCAAGAAACCATGATACCATAAttcaa aTTTTAATTGATGGAAATGATGAAAAATCAATGGATGTTGAAGGAAATTTATTACCTAGAGTAATTTATATTGCAAGGGAGAAAAGACCTCAACATCATCACAACTTCAAGGCAGGCTCCATGAATGTTTTg tTAAGAGTATCATCACAGATAAGCAATGGCCCAATAATACTGAATGTGGATTGTGACATGTACTCAAACAACTCACAATCAATCAAAGATGCATTGTGCTTCTTTTTTGATGAAGAGAAGGGACATGAAACTGGCTTTGTGCAATACCCTCAAAATTATGACAACATCACCAAGAATGATTTATATGATAATTCCCTCAAAGTTATCAACAAG GCAGAACATCCTGGATTGGATAGTTGGGAAGGAACACTATATATTGGGACAGGGTGTTTCCATAGAAGAGAAGCTCTTCAAGGGAGGAAATACAGCAAAGGTTACATTGAAGATTGGAAAAGAGGAGTTGATAGAAAAAGTGTGGATAGTGCTAGTGTTTTggaagaaaaagtaaaacatctTGCTAGTTGTACCTATGAGTTCAACACTTTATGGGGCAAAGAG ATTGGTTTGAGGTATGGGTGTGCAGTGGAGGATATTTTAACAGGGTTGGCCATGCACTACAATGGATGGAAGTCCAAATTCTTAGACCCTGAAAGAAAAGCCTTTTTAGGAGTAGGTCCCACAACATTGGAACAAACTCTAATCCAATTCAAGAGATGGAGTGAAGGCAACTTTCAGATACTCCTGTCAAAGAACAGTCCTCTTTTATTTGGTTACCAAAAAATCAAGTTTGGTGCTTGCATGGGCTACTCCATCTATGGCCTTTGGGCTGTTAACTCATTCCCAACTCTTACATACCTTCTTATACCTCCTCTTTTACTTCTCAATGGCATCTCCTTATTCCCAAAG CTTCAAAGGGTGGTGGAATGCACAAAGGATGTGGGTCATGAGAAGAATAACATCATTCCTCTATGCCTTAATTGA